One window of uncultured Methanoregula sp. genomic DNA carries:
- a CDS encoding EMC3/TMCO1 family protein translates to MDFGKIWDKYGMYIALGFMMLMMFSYSVEWLRVGVGKGIDSAFSPAVDAFKIPFFILIVILSAFTGLYSSIIQKYTIDYDKMTESQERMKEFQKEYREAQLSQDEKRIKKLDAKRDRVMKEQLEMSQQQFKPMAYILVLTVPIFFWLLFRLSEVHTTITMPYLGTHNLNDAALWIIPAWIFWYMICSITLSQVIRKSLNIGGL, encoded by the coding sequence ATGGATTTTGGAAAAATTTGGGATAAATACGGCATGTACATAGCCCTCGGGTTTATGATGCTGATGATGTTCTCGTACAGCGTCGAATGGCTCAGGGTAGGCGTTGGCAAGGGCATTGATTCGGCATTTTCGCCCGCGGTCGACGCATTCAAGATTCCTTTCTTCATTCTGATCGTAATTCTGTCAGCATTCACGGGTCTCTACTCTTCCATAATCCAGAAATACACTATCGATTATGACAAGATGACCGAGTCCCAGGAGCGCATGAAGGAGTTCCAGAAAGAGTACCGTGAAGCACAGCTTTCCCAGGATGAGAAGCGGATCAAAAAACTGGATGCAAAGCGGGACCGGGTCATGAAGGAACAGCTGGAAATGTCCCAGCAGCAGTTCAAGCCCATGGCCTATATCCTTGTCCTGACCGTACCCATCTTTTTCTGGCTCCTCTTCCGGCTCTCCGAGGTCCATACCACGATCACCATGCCGTATCTCGGCACCCATAACCTGAACGACGCGGCCCTCTGGATTATTCCTGCATGGATCTTCTGGTACATGATCTGTTCTATTACGCTCAGCCAGGTAATCCGGAAATCCTTGAACATCGGGGGCCTCTGA
- a CDS encoding 50S ribosomal protein L30 yields MYAVVQVRGVVKTRQDIKDTLKMLRLHHINHCVLVQDSPENLGMIRKVKDYVAFGEVDAATVETLLQTRGRVIGDAPLTDEYIKSNSAYGSIAEFAKALASGETKLREVTGLKPVLRLHPPRKGYKTTKRTFPQGGALGYYGAEINTLLYKMR; encoded by the coding sequence ATGTACGCTGTTGTTCAGGTCCGCGGGGTTGTCAAGACCCGGCAGGACATCAAGGACACGCTGAAGATGCTGCGTCTCCACCATATCAACCACTGCGTGCTCGTGCAGGACTCACCCGAGAACCTCGGCATGATCCGCAAGGTCAAGGATTACGTTGCCTTCGGCGAAGTGGATGCAGCAACTGTCGAAACCCTCCTGCAGACCCGCGGCAGGGTTATCGGCGATGCTCCGCTGACCGACGAGTATATCAAATCCAATTCAGCATACGGAAGCATTGCTGAATTTGCAAAAGCACTTGCAAGCGGCGAGACGAAACTGCGCGAAGTGACGGGACTCAAACCCGTGCTCCGCCTTCACCCGCCCCGCAAGGGATACAAGACCACCAAGCGCACCTTCCCCCAGGGCGGGGCACTTGGTTACTATGGAGCGGAGATTAACACTCTCCTCTACAAGATGAGGTGA
- a CDS encoding MarC family protein, whose amino-acid sequence MQDLIPGIIYTFSALFIILDPLLSVPIFAAMTKGQTSAEIHKQAFIAVAVAGGLMYLFLVFNTTIFTILGLKLPAFQIAGGILLFLLGLQYAMGIELGHCKERANTAVGVVIGTPLLCGPGTITTVMLLSRDYGLLIPFIAITLALLATWLVLYYASTIQRILGEVVTDIMGKVLGMLVAAIAVQIIASGVLAYTKMI is encoded by the coding sequence ATGCAGGACCTTATTCCCGGAATCATCTATACATTCTCCGCCCTGTTCATCATCCTCGACCCGCTGTTGTCCGTACCGATCTTTGCAGCCATGACAAAGGGGCAGACATCAGCGGAGATCCACAAGCAGGCATTCATCGCCGTCGCTGTAGCCGGTGGGTTGATGTACCTGTTCCTTGTCTTCAATACCACGATTTTCACTATTCTCGGGCTGAAACTGCCGGCATTCCAGATTGCCGGCGGTATACTTCTCTTCCTCCTGGGTCTGCAATACGCCATGGGTATTGAGCTCGGGCACTGCAAAGAACGTGCAAATACCGCGGTGGGTGTTGTTATCGGCACTCCCCTTCTCTGCGGTCCCGGGACGATCACAACCGTGATGCTCCTCTCGCGGGATTACGGACTCCTCATCCCGTTCATCGCAATCACCCTCGCCCTGCTGGCTACGTGGCTCGTCCTCTATTATGCCAGCACGATCCAGCGCATTCTTGGTGAAGTGGTCACGGACATCATGGGAAAAGTGTTAGGGATGCTCGTTGCCGCCATCGCCGTCCAGATCATTGCCTCGGGTGTTCTCGCTTATACAAAGATGATCTGA
- a CDS encoding adenylate kinase, producing MVGKKVIITGVPGVGKTTVVNEALKKLKEQGIEYQSINFGSFMFEVAKNDNVVENRDQMRTLDRAVQKRLQQRAAQAIAQVSGNVLIDTHASVKTPKGYLAGLPEWVLREIMPDIIVLVETDDDQILMRRLTDETRIRDKEGSRSIGEHQQFNRSIAAAYAMLTGCTIKMITNPDFLLERSSSELADVLR from the coding sequence ATGGTGGGAAAAAAGGTCATCATAACCGGTGTACCGGGGGTCGGCAAGACCACGGTCGTCAACGAGGCATTGAAGAAGCTTAAGGAGCAGGGTATCGAATACCAATCGATCAACTTCGGCTCGTTCATGTTCGAGGTTGCAAAAAACGACAATGTTGTTGAGAACCGCGACCAGATGCGCACGCTGGACCGGGCCGTCCAGAAACGGCTCCAGCAGCGCGCAGCCCAGGCAATTGCCCAGGTATCGGGAAACGTGCTGATCGATACCCATGCTTCGGTAAAAACGCCCAAGGGTTATCTTGCGGGGCTTCCCGAATGGGTGCTCCGCGAGATCATGCCGGACATTATTGTCCTTGTTGAAACGGATGATGACCAGATTCTCATGCGCCGTCTCACTGACGAAACCCGTATTCGCGACAAGGAAGGCTCGCGCTCGATTGGCGAGCACCAGCAGTTCAACCGCTCCATTGCAGCCGCGTATGCGATGCTGACCGGCTGCACGATAAAAATGATAACAAATCCCGACTTTTTGCTGGAACGCTCATCGTCGGAACTAGCAGACGTCCTCAGGTGA
- the mtrA gene encoding tetrahydromethanopterin S-methyltransferase subunit A, protein MADKKSPASGWPLVKGDFHSGDANSPVAVVTMGSHLDEQGICDAGAALCGSCKTENLGLEKVIANVIANPNIRFILLVGTEVKGHLSGQTLVALHKGGVKEGRVVGAEGAIPFIENLNDAAIKRFQEQVEVVNIMESEDINAIKAKINELKARDPGAFAADAIVVEVKEAAGGQEVGAASANPQFLEIEKRLDKIEKKIEFVDAEIAQRVGRKIGRDIGILYGLVAGITVFVMLLFLLQKLMTQV, encoded by the coding sequence ATGGCAGACAAGAAATCACCAGCAAGTGGATGGCCGCTCGTCAAGGGAGACTTCCACTCAGGTGACGCTAACAGCCCAGTCGCTGTTGTCACCATGGGTTCACACCTCGATGAACAGGGCATCTGTGATGCAGGCGCGGCACTCTGCGGTTCCTGCAAGACCGAGAACCTCGGTCTTGAGAAGGTTATCGCCAACGTCATCGCCAACCCCAACATCCGGTTCATCCTGCTCGTAGGTACCGAAGTGAAAGGTCACCTCTCAGGCCAGACCCTCGTCGCCCTCCACAAGGGCGGTGTCAAAGAAGGTAGGGTCGTCGGTGCTGAAGGTGCTATTCCTTTCATCGAGAACCTCAACGATGCAGCTATCAAGCGCTTCCAGGAACAGGTTGAAGTCGTCAACATCATGGAAAGCGAAGACATCAACGCTATCAAGGCGAAGATCAACGAACTCAAGGCCCGTGACCCGGGCGCGTTCGCTGCCGACGCTATTGTCGTTGAAGTCAAGGAAGCTGCCGGTGGGCAGGAAGTTGGCGCTGCAAGCGCAAACCCACAGTTCCTCGAAATCGAGAAGAGACTCGACAAGATCGAGAAGAAGATCGAGTTCGTGGATGCGGAAATCGCACAGCGTGTTGGAAGAAAAATTGGACGGGATATCGGTATTCTTTACGGCCTCGTAGCAGGTATAACCGTATTTGTGATGCTGCTGTTCCTTCTCCAGAAATTGATGACACAGGTATAA
- the mtrH gene encoding tetrahydromethanopterin S-methyltransferase subunit H translates to MFRFEKEQSVWDFNGTMIGGQPGEYPTVLGASIFYNKHECVLDDHKGTIDKAKAEALWNRCQVLSDMTGVPHFIQIIAEYGEAFESYFSWFDSIDNKTAFLMDSSAPKALAHACKYVTEVGLAHRAIYNSINGSIPQENIEALKNSDVDAAIVLAFNPGDPSVAGREKVLTEGGVAGQAKGMLAIAEECGIKRPILDTAATPLGLGSGGSYREILACKAIHGYPTGGAYHNMTVSWTWLKRWKGTSKTPSVLASGYEGKDVLLKQMSHHYLGGMEGIKQAAWSAPDIGCNMIASTLGADLIMYGPIENVEAMITAQAYTDITVLEATRQLGIECKAPSHPIFKLI, encoded by the coding sequence ATGTTCAGATTCGAAAAAGAACAGAGTGTCTGGGACTTCAACGGCACTATGATCGGCGGACAGCCCGGCGAGTACCCGACTGTCCTTGGTGCTTCGATTTTCTACAACAAGCACGAATGCGTGCTTGACGACCACAAGGGTACAATCGACAAGGCAAAGGCAGAAGCCCTTTGGAACCGCTGTCAGGTCCTCTCGGACATGACCGGTGTTCCGCACTTCATCCAGATCATTGCGGAATACGGAGAAGCTTTCGAGAGCTACTTCAGCTGGTTCGACTCAATCGACAACAAGACCGCGTTCCTTATGGACTCCTCGGCACCCAAGGCACTTGCACACGCCTGCAAGTACGTGACCGAAGTCGGTCTTGCACACCGTGCGATCTACAACTCGATCAACGGTTCAATCCCCCAGGAGAACATCGAGGCACTCAAAAACAGTGACGTCGATGCAGCTATCGTTCTCGCATTCAACCCCGGCGACCCGTCCGTTGCCGGCCGCGAGAAGGTGCTCACCGAAGGTGGCGTTGCAGGTCAGGCAAAGGGTATGCTCGCTATCGCAGAAGAATGCGGTATCAAGCGCCCGATCCTCGACACTGCAGCAACCCCGCTCGGCCTCGGCAGCGGTGGCTCGTACCGTGAGATCCTTGCCTGCAAGGCAATCCACGGCTACCCGACCGGTGGTGCATACCACAACATGACCGTTTCCTGGACCTGGCTCAAGCGCTGGAAGGGAACGAGCAAGACCCCCTCAGTACTCGCATCAGGATACGAGGGCAAGGATGTGCTCCTGAAACAGATGTCCCACCACTACCTCGGCGGTATGGAAGGCATAAAGCAGGCAGCATGGTCAGCACCCGATATCGGCTGCAACATGATTGCAAGCACCCTCGGTGCAGACCTCATCATGTACGGACCAATCGAGAACGTAGAAGCAATGATCACGGCACAGGCCTACACGGACATCACCGTCCTTGAGGCAACCCGCCAGCTCGGGATCGAGTGCAAGGCGCCAAGCCACCCAATCTTCAAATTAATTTAG
- the mtrB gene encoding tetrahydromethanopterin S-methyltransferase subunit B, with protein sequence MAYIQVLPEFGLVADPVNGIITTAGESLSPVIEKVAILEATSDDLVNMLSGEGNLLASFPNRENGLAIGASINSFWYGIAVGLLIAGVIAFQLIKVH encoded by the coding sequence ATGGCATACATTCAGGTACTCCCCGAGTTCGGCCTTGTGGCTGACCCCGTAAACGGTATCATTACTACCGCAGGGGAATCGCTCTCACCCGTCATCGAGAAGGTAGCAATCCTTGAGGCAACCAGCGACGATCTCGTCAACATGCTCTCAGGAGAAGGCAACCTGCTCGCATCGTTCCCCAACAGGGAGAACGGCCTTGCGATCGGTGCCAGCATCAACTCGTTCTGGTACGGGATTGCTGTCGGACTACTCATTGCAGGAGTCATTGCATTCCAGCTGATCAAGGTGCACTAA
- a CDS encoding (d)CMP kinase, whose translation MRITVSGLPGSGTTSLSRYLAQRHGFEMISAGEVFRQLAREHHMELAEFGRLAEEDSSYDKMIDARQKEIAESKDNILVEGRLSGWMVPDADLKIWLFAPIDCRIQRIAFRDQVVDENTAKQLTLEREKCEAGRYRSYYDIDINDLSVYHMVLNSGHWGVEGLGSIVDSAIAQLKS comes from the coding sequence ATGCGTATTACCGTGAGCGGGTTGCCCGGAAGCGGGACGACCTCACTCTCACGGTACCTTGCACAGCGCCACGGGTTTGAGATGATTTCAGCGGGCGAAGTCTTCCGCCAGCTCGCAAGGGAACACCATATGGAACTGGCCGAATTCGGCCGTCTTGCCGAGGAAGATTCCTCGTACGACAAGATGATCGATGCGCGCCAGAAAGAGATTGCCGAATCCAAGGATAACATCCTTGTTGAAGGCCGCCTGTCCGGCTGGATGGTACCGGATGCGGATCTCAAGATCTGGCTGTTTGCTCCTATCGACTGTCGTATCCAGCGGATCGCATTCCGCGACCAGGTTGTTGATGAAAATACGGCAAAGCAGCTCACGCTCGAACGCGAAAAGTGCGAAGCCGGGCGGTACCGCTCATACTACGATATCGACATCAACGACCTTTCTGTCTATCACATGGTTCTCAATTCCGGGCACTGGGGCGTGGAAGGCCTGGGCTCGATTGTTGATTCCGCAATTGCACAACTCAAATCCTGA
- a CDS encoding phosphatidylglycerol lysyltransferase domain-containing protein codes for MLRQEDFKPVTLADRAFFEQHYALYPQAHSDNTFTNMVCWNHYAAYTYAYVEKNVILASTIDGVTRFRPPIGPRNPALLRSLIRLASDVSDNEPIVLIDWDTALWMREICPGINLVPDRNHFEYVYRSADLAELPGKNYLTIRRQVNKFRRNCTHVVEPITRENWEEVKRFLIEWCEWKGCESDQVLAHEKEAVFFAIDHFDELPLRGLIIRVFSKIGAMALFEPLNADTALVHFEKGLPDCEGIYKAINAETAARLTNKFTFINRESDLGVAGLREAKMRYHPDHMVEVFSMKLDS; via the coding sequence ATGCTTCGCCAGGAGGATTTCAAACCGGTTACGCTTGCGGACCGGGCCTTTTTCGAGCAGCACTATGCCCTGTACCCGCAGGCGCACAGCGACAACACGTTCACGAACATGGTCTGCTGGAACCACTATGCGGCATATACCTACGCGTATGTGGAAAAAAATGTCATTCTTGCGAGCACGATTGATGGTGTGACCCGGTTCAGGCCCCCGATAGGCCCCCGGAATCCTGCCCTCCTCCGGTCCCTGATCCGGCTGGCGTCGGATGTCAGCGACAATGAACCCATCGTGCTCATCGACTGGGACACCGCCCTCTGGATGCGGGAGATCTGTCCCGGCATCAATCTCGTCCCGGACCGGAACCATTTCGAGTATGTGTACCGGTCAGCAGATCTTGCCGAACTGCCCGGGAAAAACTATCTGACCATCCGTCGCCAGGTCAACAAGTTCCGGCGCAACTGCACCCATGTAGTCGAACCGATTACCCGGGAGAACTGGGAAGAGGTCAAGCGTTTTCTCATCGAATGGTGCGAGTGGAAAGGATGCGAAAGCGACCAGGTGCTCGCCCACGAGAAGGAAGCGGTCTTTTTTGCCATCGATCATTTCGATGAACTGCCCCTGCGGGGCCTGATCATCCGGGTCTTTTCCAAGATCGGCGCCATGGCACTCTTTGAGCCCCTCAACGCGGATACCGCGCTCGTCCATTTCGAGAAGGGCCTGCCGGATTGCGAAGGGATTTACAAGGCTATCAATGCTGAAACTGCGGCACGGCTCACAAACAAGTTCACGTTCATCAACCGCGAGAGCGACCTTGGTGTCGCCGGCCTCCGGGAAGCCAAGATGCGCTACCACCCGGACCACATGGTAGAAGTATTTTCGATGAAACTGGATTCCTGA
- the secY gene encoding preprotein translocase subunit SecY — MGNLLDRMEPLLAAMPAVKSPEGHVHFKNKILWTLGILILYFVLTNIPVFGLAPANQDLFAAWRALLAGASGSIVHLGIGPIVTASIVLQLLKGADILHIDTSETRGQVMYMGLQKILIIVMIIIEAAPNLVGGFMTPDPVIASQFFGGNLFAVSLLIFLQICIGGVLVFLMDEVVTKWGIGSGVGLFIIAGISQALISGFINWAKVTDQYPVGFFPRLIAIGLDGGNYMTYFGTQTLAFITTVAIFLIIVYVESTRIEIPLAHAQIRGARARFPVKLIYASVLPMILVRVLQANIQMVGMFLSNVNITIFGTFENGSPINGIMYYLAPINGPTQWMWWVNDLGHAPWQVLLRLGVDTTFMVVGGAIFALFWIKTAGLDSKDVARQIQLSGMSIPGYRRNPQVLEKYLDRYIPRVTIIGGVFIGVLSVIANLFGVIGSVSGTGLLLTVSITYRLYEEIASQQIMEMYPFMRTFFGKE; from the coding sequence ATGGGAAACCTGCTGGATCGAATGGAACCCCTGCTCGCTGCGATGCCCGCAGTCAAGAGCCCTGAAGGCCACGTTCATTTTAAAAACAAAATTCTCTGGACGTTAGGAATTCTGATTCTGTATTTTGTCCTGACGAACATTCCGGTATTTGGTCTCGCTCCTGCAAACCAGGATTTGTTTGCAGCATGGCGGGCACTTCTTGCCGGTGCAAGCGGATCGATCGTCCACCTTGGTATCGGGCCGATCGTCACAGCATCCATCGTGCTCCAGCTCCTCAAGGGTGCAGATATCCTTCACATTGACACGAGCGAGACGCGCGGGCAGGTCATGTACATGGGTCTGCAGAAGATCCTCATTATCGTGATGATCATCATCGAGGCTGCCCCGAACCTTGTCGGGGGTTTCATGACACCCGATCCCGTTATTGCCAGCCAATTCTTTGGCGGCAACCTGTTTGCGGTATCCCTCCTCATATTCCTCCAGATCTGTATCGGAGGCGTTCTCGTCTTCCTTATGGATGAGGTAGTGACCAAGTGGGGTATCGGCTCCGGGGTGGGTCTCTTCATTATTGCCGGGATATCCCAGGCACTTATCAGCGGGTTCATCAACTGGGCCAAAGTCACCGACCAGTATCCGGTCGGATTCTTCCCCCGTCTTATCGCGATAGGTCTTGACGGCGGAAATTATATGACCTACTTTGGAACGCAGACACTTGCGTTCATCACGACGGTCGCCATCTTCCTCATCATCGTTTACGTAGAATCCACCCGTATCGAGATTCCCCTCGCCCATGCGCAGATACGCGGGGCCAGGGCCCGGTTCCCGGTAAAGTTGATCTACGCCAGCGTCCTGCCCATGATCCTTGTCCGGGTCCTGCAGGCCAACATCCAGATGGTGGGGATGTTCCTCTCGAACGTGAACATCACCATCTTCGGCACGTTCGAAAACGGGTCGCCGATCAACGGTATCATGTATTATCTGGCTCCCATCAACGGGCCTACGCAATGGATGTGGTGGGTCAATGATCTCGGCCACGCCCCATGGCAGGTTCTATTACGTCTGGGAGTAGATACAACATTCATGGTGGTCGGAGGTGCGATCTTCGCGCTCTTCTGGATCAAAACGGCGGGTCTCGATTCCAAGGATGTAGCCCGGCAGATCCAGCTCTCGGGTATGTCCATCCCTGGCTACCGCAGGAACCCGCAGGTACTGGAAAAGTACCTTGACCGGTATATTCCCCGTGTCACGATCATCGGTGGCGTCTTCATTGGTGTGCTCAGTGTTATTGCAAACCTCTTTGGTGTCATCGGTTCCGTGAGCGGAACAGGACTGCTCTTGACGGTGAGTATCACCTATCGTCTCTACGAAGAGATCGCAAGCCAGCAGATCATGGAGATGTACCCGTTCATGCGGACATTCTTTGGCAAAGAGTGA
- a CDS encoding tetratricopeptide repeat protein, with protein MDVPALLDKAHHLMKVGRYDDAIALYDTVIEVNGNNTTALENKGKCYYYLGRHEDALATYDKALFINPNLITVWFEKGYTLRKIHRHEDAISCFEHALNIDPEYTFALANKGYSLNELGRYEEAIACFDQILKDSPKNIRAMTSKGIALRELGKNEEALKYFDKALDFNPVNSFVYYNKAIALRNLGRSREADESIRIVNIPQGPRKT; from the coding sequence ATGGACGTACCTGCATTACTGGACAAGGCGCATCACCTCATGAAGGTCGGGCGCTATGACGACGCTATTGCCCTGTACGATACAGTTATCGAGGTGAACGGGAACAATACGACCGCCCTTGAGAACAAAGGCAAGTGCTACTATTATCTCGGCCGGCATGAAGATGCTCTCGCCACGTACGACAAGGCCCTTTTCATCAACCCCAACCTCATCACGGTCTGGTTCGAGAAGGGTTATACCCTGCGGAAGATCCACCGGCACGAGGATGCGATCAGCTGTTTCGAACATGCCCTGAACATCGATCCGGAATATACCTTCGCCCTTGCCAACAAGGGGTATTCCTTAAACGAGCTCGGGCGGTACGAGGAAGCCATCGCCTGTTTCGACCAGATCCTCAAAGACAGCCCGAAGAATATCCGGGCCATGACCTCGAAAGGTATTGCCCTGCGGGAACTCGGGAAAAACGAAGAGGCGCTCAAGTATTTCGACAAGGCCCTTGACTTCAACCCGGTCAACTCGTTTGTCTATTACAACAAGGCAATCGCACTGCGTAACCTTGGCCGGTCCCGGGAAGCCGACGAGAGTATCAGGATCGTCAATATTCCCCAGGGCCCGAGGAAAACATAA
- a CDS encoding GNAT family N-acetyltransferase, producing MLHRREVTAVGEGIAIQCVKSWNVEEIVDLYRAGGWWKEEYSPADLPRLIRGSFVFVVAVDRNSGRAVGMGRVISDGVSDGYIQDLVVLPPFRKQGIGAQIVSALVQKCRESGVLWLGLIAEPGTERFYTPFGFSRLEGHVPLLLRGDP from the coding sequence GTGCTACACCGACGGGAAGTGACGGCTGTGGGGGAAGGTATTGCAATCCAGTGCGTTAAGTCTTGGAACGTGGAAGAGATCGTGGATCTCTACCGGGCCGGGGGATGGTGGAAAGAGGAGTACAGTCCTGCGGATCTTCCCCGCCTGATCCGGGGAAGTTTTGTTTTTGTCGTGGCTGTTGACCGGAACAGCGGCCGGGCCGTCGGCATGGGACGCGTGATCTCGGACGGCGTCTCGGACGGGTATATCCAGGATCTCGTGGTACTCCCTCCGTTCCGGAAGCAGGGGATTGGGGCACAGATCGTCTCGGCTCTCGTGCAGAAATGCCGGGAATCAGGGGTCTTATGGTTAGGTCTCATTGCCGAGCCCGGGACAGAACGGTTCTATACCCCGTTTGGATTCTCCCGTCTGGAAGGGCATGTTCCCCTCCTGTTACGGGGTGATCCGTAA
- a CDS encoding tetrahydromethanopterin S-methyltransferase subunit F, whose translation MAEDAKSTGPVRMVAIDNMVENIRYKSQILARTNKIDSAVTATGLVGFVAGLLLALIMIVLPALLVG comes from the coding sequence ATGGCTGAAGACGCAAAATCAACAGGACCTGTCAGGATGGTGGCTATCGACAACATGGTGGAGAACATCCGCTACAAGTCACAGATCCTTGCAAGGACCAACAAGATTGACTCGGCAGTCACTGCAACAGGGTTAGTCGGCTTCGTGGCCGGCCTGCTCCTCGCACTGATCATGATCGTGCTGCCGGCATTACTGGTAGGATGA
- the mtrA gene encoding tetrahydromethanopterin S-methyltransferase subunit A, translating into MADKKSPASGWPLVKGDFHSGDANSPVAVVTMGSHLDEQGICDAGAALCGSCKTENLGLEKVIANVIANPNIRFILLVGTEVKGHLSGQTLVALHKGGVKEGRVVGAEGAIPFIENLNDAAIKRFQEQVEVVNIMESEDINAIKAKINELKARDPGAFAADAIVVEVKEAAGGAEEATGEARPLSGEMALITARMKIIEKMVTDIGYRDKFAAGVYAGKIEGLMIGLIISFALVGFLMLG; encoded by the coding sequence ATGGCAGACAAGAAATCACCAGCAAGTGGATGGCCGCTCGTCAAGGGGGACTTCCACTCAGGTGACGCTAACAGCCCAGTCGCTGTTGTCACCATGGGTTCACACCTCGATGAACAGGGCATCTGTGATGCAGGCGCGGCACTCTGCGGTTCCTGCAAGACCGAGAACCTCGGTCTTGAGAAGGTTATCGCCAACGTCATCGCCAACCCCAACATCCGGTTCATCCTGCTCGTAGGTACCGAAGTGAAAGGTCACCTCTCAGGCCAGACCCTCGTCGCCCTCCACAAGGGCGGTGTCAAAGAAGGTAGGGTCGTCGGTGCTGAAGGTGCTATTCCTTTCATCGAGAACCTCAACGATGCAGCTATCAAGCGCTTCCAGGAACAGGTTGAAGTCGTCAACATCATGGAAAGCGAAGACATCAACGCTATCAAGGCGAAGATCAACGAACTCAAGGCCCGTGACCCGGGCGCGTTCGCTGCCGACGCCATTGTCGTTGAAGTCAAGGAGGCGGCCGGTGGCGCAGAAGAGGCAACCGGAGAAGCACGCCCGCTGTCCGGTGAAATGGCACTTATCACGGCCCGTATGAAAATCATCGAGAAGATGGTTACAGATATCGGGTACCGGGACAAGTTCGCCGCCGGGGTCTATGCAGGTAAGATCGAAGGCCTGATGATCGGTCTGATCATCTCGTTTGCCCTGGTCGGATTCTTAATGCTGGGGTGA
- a CDS encoding rubredoxin: protein MVKTTATKPKSVKAKTAKPAAAKKGVAVAAKKVTATKKALAVPVKKAVKTVKKPVRKPAAKAPVKKAGAKKAGKTPVRYRCKLCGYIYSPLRGEPHNGIPEGTEFDDLPESYVCPVCGQQGKGRIGKWGFEEWRPTRYICSVCSYVYDEKRGEPHRGIKAGTKFEDLPDDYTCPVCAIDPKIRVQFGRVFKQGFEPLYLG from the coding sequence ATGGTAAAAACCACCGCAACCAAACCAAAGAGTGTCAAAGCGAAGACTGCAAAGCCGGCTGCGGCAAAAAAAGGCGTTGCCGTGGCAGCAAAGAAAGTCACAGCCACGAAGAAAGCCTTGGCAGTCCCGGTAAAGAAAGCCGTAAAGACGGTAAAAAAACCCGTCCGGAAACCGGCGGCAAAAGCGCCGGTGAAGAAGGCCGGAGCAAAAAAGGCGGGTAAGACTCCCGTCAGGTACCGGTGCAAGCTGTGCGGGTATATCTACTCCCCTCTCCGGGGCGAACCGCACAACGGTATCCCGGAAGGCACGGAATTTGACGATCTCCCCGAAAGCTATGTCTGCCCCGTCTGCGGCCAGCAGGGAAAGGGCAGGATCGGCAAATGGGGTTTTGAAGAGTGGCGCCCGACGAGGTACATCTGTTCGGTCTGCAGCTATGTCTACGATGAGAAGCGGGGCGAACCTCACCGGGGCATTAAGGCCGGGACAAAGTTCGAGGATCTCCCGGACGATTATACCTGCCCGGTCTGTGCCATAGATCCCAAGATCCGTGTGCAGTTTGGCAGGGTATTCAAACAGGGATTCGAACCCCTTTACCTCGGGTGA
- a CDS encoding uL15m family ribosomal protein, producing the protein MPTNKRSKYRGSRTCGGGTHKNRRGAGNRGGRGRAGINAHHFVKWYKEMGGPVFGKDGFCNQTAVDVTTIDVGSLDQIIPSLLAQGIAKQEGDAVLINVADMGIEKVLGSGKVTKKINISASSFSETAKAKIEKLGGKALVV; encoded by the coding sequence ATGCCAACGAACAAGCGTTCAAAGTACCGCGGATCGCGGACATGCGGTGGCGGTACCCATAAGAACCGCCGTGGTGCAGGTAACCGCGGTGGCAGGGGACGGGCCGGTATCAACGCCCACCACTTTGTCAAGTGGTACAAGGAAATGGGCGGCCCGGTCTTTGGTAAGGACGGGTTCTGTAACCAGACCGCTGTCGATGTAACCACCATCGATGTCGGGTCCCTGGACCAGATCATCCCGTCGCTCCTTGCACAGGGGATCGCCAAGCAGGAAGGAGATGCCGTTTTGATCAATGTCGCCGATATGGGGATCGAGAAGGTCCTTGGCAGCGGCAAAGTCACAAAAAAGATAAACATCTCCGCCTCAAGCTTCTCTGAGACCGCGAAAGCAAAGATCGAGAAACTGGGTGGCAAGGCACTCGTTGTCTAA